One Echeneis naucrates chromosome 4, fEcheNa1.1, whole genome shotgun sequence genomic window, CTGAGCTTGCTCTAAAGTACAACTAACATGTCGGTAGAGGgtgaatatacagtatgttaacTGGCTAGATGAGTGCAACTTGGTCATTGGTACCATCACTGTAAAGATATTAAGGCCTGTCCCCTTATCACAACCTGagcttgtaatttatttatttttatttttttttttttttcatttttgtaagattctttttttgtgtgtaaccCAACTCATGCATAAGATGTTATCTTAATATTTTGGCAGTAAAAATTAGAGCCCCTGTCAGGGGTTTGAAAGCACATTTTGGCCAATGTCACCCAAGTGTCATTTGTTGATCATACACATTTATTTGGACCATAGTTTCTTTGCAGGTTTCACcattgtctttcctttttttttttttctttttcttttttttttttcattatatacccttttgaaaatggaaatcaaTTTGCAATATAACATGAGactgaaaattttcaaaaattaaacaaaaaaaagaaaaacattccacaaaaaggaaaaactacaaaaaaagtCTTCCAAGGATGCGTAGCTGTATTaagtttactttatttttaatgtttgaaaacTCCATGTCAATGTGCCACACTGatttcaattcttttttttttttttttttttttttcttttttcagtctcctctccccttttttGTATGGCTGTTAATACCTAAAACCTATTTTCTATATGGTGTTTTTCATGTAGGTGTTGTTCAGGTGAAACGCCGGATGTTTTCctcaattttcttttaatgttttatgtttttaaaagtttgtatgaggtgagaaaatgaaagtttgaGTTCATCTGGAGCGTTCATGCCCAGTGAAGgcaagggttttttttttttttttttaagttcagttTAAGTTCATTCTGAAACTGACAGGTAATGGACTGGTGATGACATGGTCTCACAATGCCATTTCACCAAAGAAAGTTCAAATCATGACATTGAGCATGCAATCCATCACCTAGCAGTGACGAGCGGGGAACATCTGATTGTCCATATCCTGTTGCCAGCACTGCAGTAATGGTACTCTGGAAATGGTGTCTAAGGACCCATTATGTTAATAATAGGACACTGTAATAGTTCTAAAAATACCTTTCTACAGATGCATAATTACAGGCTTTTATGTCTTATAATAAGACTTACTTGAATTTGTGTATGCAGCTGTTTCTTCTCCATTTGGGAAACTACTTTGCTATCAGTAATTTTGATGCATTAAGCTGGTGATCAAGGCAACCTTGGGGTTTTAAAATGCCTGTACAATTCAGtattctgccttttttctccctttttgaACATCAGGCAAATTAGTGCCCTAGTTTTTGCTAGGGTTGGCTCCTCAAACGCACACACTCGGCCATAGTGGGTAATACCATTGATATAAACTCTCTTGGTCATGAACACTTCTACCTTTTTAAGAAAATGGCAGAAGCTTTCTGTACTGCCTTTTATTGGGGATAATGGGACACAATTCTGTCTTTATGTCTACACCTTTTATATTGTACGTCATTTTGAAGTGAGGACGtgttaaatttaattatttgttcAAGTTCCCCACAATTTGAATGTAGCCCAAAGGCAAGAGCATTTTCAATCCAGCAACACAGATCAAATGTTATGAAACTTCATGAACATGGTTTAGGGATGTTCTAATttcatacacttttttttttttttttttggagcattGCCGCCTATTTCAACACTGAATCACCCTGTATTCATGGTGTTCATTGGGaagaaatctgaaataaatatgttcagaaaaatattttgatttaaaacaagCACTTTACTGTACCATGTGAATGATTGCAGTTCACTCAAGGCAACATTTATGACAGTTGCAgatttttgtattgtttttctaaaaaaaaaaaaacaacaaaaaaccaaaaaaaaaaacaataaaatcttttgaaatatatatatatatacatgtatgtatgtgtgtctgcgtggTTATTTTAGCATCTTGATATTTGGCTAAATaccaaaacagatttaaataaaaataactactCTTCAAGATATGTGCACACTCTTCTATCACTAGTTTCATATTAACTTGCAGTCTTATCTCTTGGCTGAGGCTGTTTTGTGATTTCAGTGCTATAAAGCCTTATCGGTAACACTGAGCTGACTTTGTCACATAAGTCCTTGGCTATTGATAAATATGAGTTTAGTTTTCTCGCTATGCTTACCGAATGGTAGCAGTCACCTTGTGTTAGTCATGTGGTGAGAATTGCTGGAGGGGTGTGTAATGAAGAAAGTGGGGccagatcagatgactgatgcAACTTTCTGCAAGAGCTGGAACTTCTGTAAGCCACCTCCTGGTCTCCCAGGAGACACACAAAAGCTTATGGTAAATTAACTCAATGCCAATGTGTCATCTAAACACTAAGACCGGTTAGGGCAGAATGAAATGATGCCAAAAAGAATATTACTGGTGTTATCtgaaacacttcaaaataagatGGGCTTGGCCCAATGTAAATCTATAAGTGAAAGAGCTGTGCAATCATGAGCATAATGGTAATAACCTCAAAATAAGTATGCCCCTGATTCATAAATAGGGGCTGAAACAGATAATCATTTTCACCATCAGTTAGAGATGCTAAGATGAGACTGTTTCATTTGGCAGTACAGAACTTATTGATGTTTTCCAcacttaaaaaatgtaaaatatacaacaaaTCCTTACATTGTATAACTGGAGCCATTGTGTTCAATGAAAGtggtgaaattatttttattattatttttatttatgacaatTGACTAAATGTTTGAGCTCAACTGACAACCttaccatatatatatatatatatatatatatatatatatatatatatatatatatatatacacacacaaacacacacattacaacATCACATCtcaaactttgtttcttcctgtagtctgtttTGTGCCTCCTGTCCCTGTCCAACAGGTGTGTccttgctcatggagggatttgtttaATCAATAGTTAGctctagacctgctctctaGCAAACTGCCTTGATGTAACCTTGTTGATTTGATTACATCATTGTTTTCCTCACACTATTCCTGAAGCATTTTTGCAGTTTGGCAGGGCACACTAGCCTATTGAAAGAGGCCAATGCTATTAGGGGTTAGCATTTTCATGAAGGGGTGTGTTTAGTCTGCATCAGTGTTGTTTCCCAGCTTAATGATGCTTAAATCATCACTGCTTCCACCAGCTTGAATACACAGCCCCATATGCAACCGACTGTAGTGCACTATGTGGCCTGAGGCCTCTCTATCAGAACCAAAATTAAACTTGTATTGGATCAGCCCACAAGGGTAACAGCAGTAGAACAGCGGCCTGTCCATGGTGAACTTCGCCGTTGCCAAATGTCAGAAAGGATTGGCTCCAACCCCCATatgaccctgacagataagtggTATTGCTTATCAATGGACATCAACTTCAAGGAAAAAATTTTACACATCCCGAGATGTTATGCATCCCACTCATTGGCAGATAATACTGTAGAGACAATGAATGTTTTTCACTTGATCTGTGAGTGGTCATTATGGTCCAGCTGATCAGTGCATGATGCAACAGCAGGGTGATCTCTGCACAAACTCAGCAAAACCTGTTTGATTGCTGATTAACTTCATATACATTTGTCTCCCCCTGGTGGACATATTTCTTGGGGTTCTTTTTTGTCATGAGCTGTctaatacaaatacaaaattatGTAagtaataaatgaaacaaaactgtttttaatcTGATGACATAAAAAATACTTAAACAAATCAACCTTAGTGAACATCAGATAATCAGATATCTAATCATGAGATTTCAACTCTAAAGATTCCAGTTCATCTTCAGTATTATTACAACCCAAAAATAGTAAAATTCCAAAAAATTTACTTAAATTTGACAGATTTTGAATTgcattatatttctattttttgccCCCCTCTCCCAAAGCAATTTGTAATGTGactaaaaaaaagtgtaaaaaaataaaataaataataagttcACCCTGATGAAATGGGGATTCTAATATGATCTAAGTTTGTGGtgacatcaataaataatgaaatagttCCTGATTTTAAACAACGAAACTATGATAGGTCATTTCTGGGTAAATTATTTTATGCCCATAATACCTCACCAGATGCAACCTATTTCCCAGCATTTTAAGGCTATGTTGATCTTCTGTACATTTATTGCAAGTCTGTGGGATAAGAGGAAGCCTGAAAATGCTTTTTACAAATTAGGTCCCAGTCTGAATGTCAATCCATAATGACAAAAacactccaaaaaacaaacaaacaaataaatgtaccATGTAGTTAGCTGGATTCACTTGAACAATTCAACAACAGCCATgtatgagaaaaacaaacacaaacaatatgtATCTAGTGAGATCAATTACAATAACAAGTTATTACATAAATGATTCCCTGCCCAGCACACCTGACTATTGATTGGGACGGGATCTGATTGGATTAGGGCCATGATGGAGTGCACAAAAAGCACGAGCACCTGTTAGTTTGAAATTTGAGAGTGGAACTGGAGGTAGGTATCATGAAGCGTTTTTAGATCTATGGCTTTGCTGTAACGCATTTAATTTAGATATTCTTTGCTGCTCTAGTCAAAACTGAACAAAGTAATTGTTGAGACACACTAACTTGGGGGAGTATAAGTATCAGTGATTGAGTTGGTATTGATTCTAAGTTTAGTTGAATATTTCTGTCACGGCTCTACAATTTTGCTTCTAAAAAAACGTTTTGGTTCTTTGACTTACAGTTAATGTACACATTTGCTTACTTTCCTTTGACATGTAAGAAGCCTTAGCTGTTGTACTGCTGGGCCCTCAAAATTTAACCACATGTGACCAAAAATTGACATTTGACACCGGAAACAGTGGTTTGATCAGACATGCTTGGAAACAAGTTTGTCCACCTTCAGGAAGGCattgttaagagaaaaataatattatCGATGTACTCAgcaagaagacagacagacaaacaattCAAACACGTCCATTCATCAACGTTCAACGGAACACTTGCTGAACTACCTGTTTTGCGAAATAAAATattaaccccccctccccccgtcTCATCTCTTTCCATAAACACGTGGAGGAAAGTCGTGCTAAATAAAGACAATGCTATGACAAACCATGTGTCGATTCATCTGTGCCCAGAGTTAGCTGGGGGACTAAAGAACCACCGATAcggcaaaacaaataaacagacttCAGAGGCTGAATAATCATCAGCAGGTGCATACGGATACCCATCTTAGTTGAGATTGCAGTCTATTAAATAAACGCTTAACTATTTAACGGTTTCCTGTCCCGCGGATGAACTTGTAGCCACCGCAGACGAGTCCGACCGACCATTACGGCTTCTCTGCTCGGTGACGTCGCGGGACCAGACACGTGGAACCTCACGCGAGATTTCATCACCCAACTCCCATCCTCAACCAATCCAACATGGCACCGTAGGGAGGTTGTTATTGTTCAGTCGCCTCTGATATTTGTGGCAGTACGACGAAAAACGGCGCAAGAAATCGGCCAAGTGGATTCAGGCGGGCATGAGAGGAACGCCTGGAGATAATGTTAAGGTCCACCGGCTTCTTCCGAGGGATTGACTGCCCGTTTTACGCGGAATACAGTGAAGGCAAAGGCAGCAGAAATGGGTGTAACAGACCGTACTGTCACTTCAGGCACAGCCAGCAGAGACGGCCGTCCTACGGAGCACCGGGAGACGTTAAAAAGCATAGAGACTCTGCACAGAGAAGTGATTGGCATTCTTTTTCGCATTAGCCGTACTTTATACGATCATAGCTttatataaaacatttgaagaAGCTAGTCAttagatggtgtgtgtgtgtgtgtggaccaaaTGTTGAAACTATTCGGAAACAAGCAAATGTAACCACGAAATGCAGCTAACAACACATAGATGGTTGTTGGGCATGTTTGCATTGTACAAACGGCTGCAAATAATGCATGTTATTTCAATTCTCCTCTTGATTCGAGTTATCTGACAGCGATAGGAAGTTGGGGGATAAACTGCGTTGTGTTTCCCTACAATGAAAGCGCTTAGTGTTGAGTAACGTGAATTTCTGCGATATACGAGTCGCAGGCTCTATAAATAAGATATCAGACACTGTGGGAATGAACATACTTTGAGATGCTCCTTTTATTTGCTACACCTCAACTAAACAAATACTGTTTGAATGATCATAGACCCATATAAACCATATCATTTCAACAAAAAGTCAGCACTGACAGTGAAATTACAGGACTTGCATTGGATTGCATTAGGTTTAGTTTGGTTTGCCAAATAAAGTGACAATAGCGTGCAAATAGTGACTGAATTCAAATTCAGATAAAACATGGTTGTAAAAATCTAGAAAGGACACATGGAAGTTTCCttgttgtagttgtagttgtaaTTGCTGTGTTTGCACATAACAGTGTTATGTCATTAAGTAGAGGGGACAAAGAGTTTAGCACAGAGCAATCTTCCCAGTGGTAGTAATTATGGTTTGCAGTATAGGCCAACCAATTTTATTGAATCTCACATTCCTTTATCAAATTCTATCATTGAATACTTGAGCATGTTGTAGTTGTgattgtttacatgtttttatttgagtgaaaatgaaaacacattttaccccAGGGTTAGGGAGTTTGCTAAGTTCACATGTAGATGTGGAGAGAGTGTTTTTACAATTCTGATATCTAATTTCAAGGTATCTGGCAATATTGCATGTGCATGTAATGTTTAGTATCCTTATAGTTCCATTTTATTGAAACCATTTGCCTTGTATCTCTACAGATCAAGGTTATGATCCATTCAACCCAGAGGTAGTGAGGACACAGGAGCAAGAGAATGGAAAACCAACGGCCTCAGGAGACATCACTGGGGAACTGGAGCTGGTCAACAGGGCCATTGAGGAGGTCCGCAGTGAGGTggagagggaaaagaggaagCTTTCTCACTTTGGGGAAGAACCATATGATCCCAGTGAGAGTACCAGTTTGTCTTCATCTGGTTCTGTTGAAAGtaaaacagcagcttcacacatGGCTTATGACCCTGGGAGTTATCAGATAACATCTGGAGGTTATGATCCCACCCCTGGCTGCAGCAAGTACACCCTTGATTCAGACAACCAGGGGAACAACAGTAACTCCATGGAATATGTTCCTACTTCTTTGAAAAAGCTTCCTACTCGGACACATGCTCATCAACTgccctctccacctcccagccCAAAGTATTCAAACAGTGGCTCTTCTTCTAAGAGTAAATACACCGTAGATGTCACGAAACCATCTACAGACATGGAATACGACCCACTCTCCAACTACTCTGCAGGgattaaagtgaaaaacaagaaGGATGAGGGTGCACAAACTCTTAAGACAGACAAGAGcaagaaacacaaattaacTATCTCAGATTTATCAGATGATGAGTATGTTGTTGCAATAAAAAAGCCTTGGAAGCAGAGTGTAGATTCCAAAAAGTACACCTTCTCTgattctgaagaggagagctctGGTACAGAGTATCGACCAACCTCTCTGAGCATTGTCCAGCAGCGAAAAGGCAACATTGGATCAGTTGGTGATGCTTttgtgaaggagagaaaagagaggactGAAAGTCTACTACATGCATTGACAGAGAGGAGTAAAGAGGACTTGGCACAGGAATCAGACATCCAGGAAGATATAAAACCAAAGAACAATCTAGCGAAAAAGAAGTTGGCTAGTCAAACTAGTCCTGAAAAAAGCGGCGGGCCTAGGAAAATAGATAAACTTGAAAAAGATGTAAATAAATTATCTAGTTGTAAGAATATTAGCAGCAGTTGTAAGGAGAAAGGCTCAATGAAGAACTCAAACCTCGACTCTGCAAAAAAGGAGAACAAGAGTGTTGGGAAgaaagatgataaaaaaaatgcagtcaaGAATAAGACAGGTGATAAAGTTCAGAGGGAGGGCAGACAAGAAAAGAGAAGCGATGGTAAGTTTAAAACTGTGGACAAAGATTCACGCAAACGAgacaaagatccagaaaatGGTGCCAGCAAGAAGCACAGGACATTAGACAAGGAGAAGGAATATAACAGGAATAAGGaccaccaacataaaaatggtaaacttgatagcagtaaaaaagaaaaggatgtgaagaaaataagtaaaagcAGTTCTCATAGTTGGAGCAGTGGCGGTCACAGTAAACTGAGTTCTGCAAACAGCAATAAGGTCAAACgaaacagcacaacaaatgGGAAAGGGCATGAGGGCAAACGACTGAGTCTGAGCCACGCCGATCTGTTCGGAGATGAGAGTCCAGAGGAAGCCGAACCAATGGAGTTGGATGACGACGACGAAGCAGAAGAAGTTTTGGTAAGAAAATCAGCTGATGCTTTGAAGAGGGGACGTCTGAACAGGAGGAATGCATCAGAGTTGACTCCTTCTTCCTCTGACAATGAGGGTGAGTGTTGTGTGGAAGGCCACAGTGCTGCTAAGGATGAAGTTGATGTTGGAATCGACTACTCCAGTCTCCAGGATGACCTGGACTTTGACTCAGATCCTATGGAGGAGTGTTTGCGCATCTTCAATGAATCCAAAGATGTGAAGAGGGAAGACAAGGGACGGCAAATCAAACAGGTATTGATGTTTCTTGCTTTgctcacagctttttttttttttttaagttgtgttcTGCTTTTACAGCATATTTCTATCATGCCACACTggaatttaaataaatgctaAGTTGTTGCCTCTCAGCCCTCTAGGGActcagaagaagagaaaagcacAGAGAAAACTTTAACCACTCTCTTCCCTGGTCAAAGGAAGAGAGTCTCCCATTTCGTTGCCAAAGGAAATGTAAGTTTATCGACTCAAGTTTTTCCATTGCACATTGCTGTCACAAGGAATGGACCAGCACAATGTTTCTTTACCGCTGATGTAAAACTTTAGCAAAAAGGATCAATTAATGCAGAACATCCTTTTTATAAATCCTGTGTGCATTAGAATCAGTATTTGAAAGGAGTACAAACTATCACCATGTAAATCCAACTTTACCACCAGAgaaattttacaaaatatgCATGAAGCTGCCATTTTGTCTTTTACGCAACCTCAGCATAAATCATTCCCAGTGGGGGGGTACACACACTAAGCATTTGGTCTGTCCTGCTATCAGTCATTTTAGCAATAGCCCTGGCTGTTCCCATTGATATAGAGctctttataaataaaaaaaccttttccAATTCTCAATATATGTTATGTCTTAAATTTAATATGGAATTATTCacataaaatgtttgttaattttCAAATAATTCAGACTTTTGAACAACACAACATGCAGTACAGCTGTATTTAACGAAAAAATTGACGAGCCAAAATGTGGCGCAGGGAGAAAGTAAAAAAAGGAATTGTTGCCAAGGGCATGGAGTACTTCTGTAGATGGTAACAGGGGGTTTCCCACTTATTCTAACGTGACAGCAAACACGCAGCTATCAGGGTTTTCCAAAGGGGTAGTGAGATAGCCTTTCAGCTAAGGGTTTTTTTCCCGCAGGGTATTTTGTTAAAGCTTCAGTCCATAGTTTGGTTcatgaaattgaaatataaCCATACAATCTAGTTAAAATTATATTGgataaatgtatataattaattttattcacAAATGGCCACCATAGAAATTATAGACgttttacttctttttctttcgTGCAATTTATGTACAccaacaaaatatattaaaagtgACCAGTTAGCTGTTTCAGCATCATAAACGAAACAATTGTGTGACCAGATCTAGTGCTATTCAAAGAACATcctttatttaacatttaagtGGAAGAAAGACTTGCTCACAAGCTACGTTGTTCCAAGCATCTTGGAGAACAGAACACAGTACTGTGGATTTAGGCTGATTGGTTGAGTgctctttgttcttttcatcacaaaaaaaagtttgtgatCCTGGCTGTATGTTTTAGATTGTTGTCATGCTCCAGAGGAAACTCATAGTTTCTCAATTCCCATTAAATTCACTTTTCATGTTATCATTCTTTTGGGATTAATAGCACAGTAATCAAATTTTAGTAAaacttctttgtgtgtttcagactgaAGCCCCCTCTAAGACTGTGGTGCGGCCATACAAAAGGCCCACAGCTCAGGAGGTCTGCTACCAGCGTATGCAGATGGCGCAGCAGCAAGCTGCTCAGCTCTCTGCTTCAGCCAACACTGCCTCACAGAATTCTAGCCCTACCTTCTctagagagaggaagaggatagCGCACCGTCCCAACCCACAGATAACATCATCCAAAACAAGTATGATTGCCTTCACCACTGTATTGTAGCAGGATTCAATTATAATTGCTAGATATTTAGCAGGTTTCACTTAAAATCCTGGAGTAATTTCAGCTTGTGTACTTGCCTAACTAGGTTCTTCCGATACTAAACAAGCAGCCAGTCGAGTGTTATCCCCCAGCCAGACTCCAACTGTGAAGGCTCAAACCACGGCCGGTATTTTGTCCAAGACTACATCCACTGCAATGGTGAAGCGGGTGGCACACACACCAACCATGAAGGTACGTTAATATTCTCTGGCATattattggtttgtttttttcagggcCACCTGTGTCGCTTTACTGTTAATAGGGTCCTTCATATCCTCGTAAATTTCTCAAACAAATTGAACACTTAAAAAATAGAATTTTCATAAGTTAGTTTCATAAGTTCATAAGTAAATGTAGAATTATTAGTAAATACATAATTTGTCACTATTCATGGATGAATGAGACTGTCAGTTATCACTGCTGCAATAtaaagtgctgtgtgtgtgtgtgtgtgtgtgtgtgtgtgtgtgtgtgtgtgtgtgtgtgtgtgtgtgtgtgtgtgtgtgtgtgtgtgtgtgtgtgtatgtgtatgtgtatgtgtctcacTCTTTAATTGTTTTCTGTGCATCAGCTTTGGATTTTTCTCTCTAATTCTGGTTACATCCCTGAGTAACATTGACTGGCACAGGTGGACCAGCTCTCTAAACAGAAATATGTGtttaatctgtctttttcagagTTCTTCATTGAAGCGCCCCATCATCCCCACAGAGTTTGGGGCCAAAGTTCCTACCAATATCCGCCAGCGCTACCTCAACACCTTCATAGATGAATGTGTCAAATTCTGCCCATCAGAGGATTTTGCCTTCCAGATGGTAAAAATAGCACCCACTTTGCAGCACCTCACACCTAAAACTGTAATCTGACTAGAATTATAAATTATTTGTGGTTCTCTGAGTAAtttctttgaatattttataCCTTGTAATCATGTATACTAGGAAAATGCAGGCTCTATAAATACACATAATATCTTTTATTCCTCaattgtttttcagaaaagaaatttaaagtTTAGATGGAAGTGTAAATCTTGTTTCAGGCCCTTGATGAAGAGAAGCTGGTATATGAGCGCAGCAGCAGTAAGAACATCTACCTCAATGTAGCTGTCAACACTCTGAAGAAGCTGCGCAGCAAGAGCAGCTCCTGTCCATCGCCTGTCACCAGTATGTCAATGCAAGCCCTTCGCAGTACAGCCTTTTGTGTTTACATACATGCATAAACAAATACCCACATCAGTGAAAAGTACCTGTAATATACagtgcttattattattattattattattattattattattattattattattattattattattattatttttatttaaaagcatgGCAGCAGGGTTAAATAGTTAAATAGTTTTTAGATAGTGAATGGGTTTCCACTGGCAGTGGTAAcctgtgtgcctgtgtctgtTTCCAGAGGAACCTGGGTTGGTTGCTAACAAGAAGGCCCAGTCCCATGAGGAAGTCCTGGGGGGACGACTAGCTGCTACAACCAGCTTCACTGTCAACAGGATGGGtaaacagcaggaggagaaactCACAGGTGAGAGAAAAATACAATTACATCTTTACTCTGGACTAAACGCAGAGTCTCAGGGCTCAGGCTTGGTATTAGCAAGGGATAGGGAAAGTGGACAGATTTGAATGTGCCCAAGATGCATTGAGAATATATTTCAGATTGACCACCCAGACATCATTTGGAGGTGGTCTGAGCCACAGGTCATCCACTTTGTTTTAGCAGCCAAAATCCTTagtatttaaaattgcaaaaaaaaatacatccaaGCTTCACTCAAGAACATGTACTATCATATATTACCTAGACGTGTAATAACACCTGAACCACTTTCCTCTGCAATAGTAAAAGACATGTCACACCTTAGACTAAATATGAAACAGATTACCCCGACTGCAGACtgtaattttacagtttttatgcaGCAGGAGCAGCCAAAAGACGATGAGAGTGACCTGTATTCACTGTGGCTAATCTTAATACAGCTGCTCTGCAATAACTGTTTCAGTTAGATGCTAACCTTGTCAAGGCAACTTTGTCGTTGGTGTCACACCGTGTACATTAAAAACTATCATCAACTTATTCTGTAGTTAACATAGtacaaatctgtttttgtctcttagATTTTTACTATAGCTTTTGTGAAACTGCTGGAAAAGACAGCATCTGTTTTACTCTGTTTTGCTCTGTACGTCTGTAGGAGTTGCATTGTACAGGAAGCTGAAGGCATACTTGATGACAGAGGAGCAGCTCCAGGAGCATGGGTACCCAAGAACAAATCCAGAAGCTGTCGGCAAAGCGGTTTTATACACCCTCCCAGAGAAAAAGGCCCCTGCAGACCGTAAGTATTTTCAAGTGTCCACAGAGCTCCCTTGCCATTGAAAATGACTAACTACTTCTAAATTATAATAGCATGGATATACAGTAAAGGGTCCAGCTCTGTAATGTTTTTCCAGCCTTCAACAAAATATGCTGTCGATGTGGAGCAGAGTACAAGATCAATGTCAATGGCAGCTGTGTACGGAAAGAGGAATGCAGTTTTCACTGGGGACGTTTGCGAAGACATAAAGGTAAGttagttcacttttttttttttcattcattccttcatcttcgcactgagtgagggtggggtagttcacatttatttactttaaatggATCATAAACATCAATATCATTATTGATTCCTTTCTAAACTTTTATTGGTCTCTTTCTGACTTgctcttttctgtcttctctcccTTTCCATCAGTCGCTGGAGGCTGGGAAACCAACTAcaactgctgtgctgctgctgttggctcTCCAGGTTGCCAGGTTGCAAAGGTAGCATCAGaacataacacaaaataaaatgagtgcATGTTGCTAAAAGCATTTTTACTTTTGAGTTGTGTGATACTTTGGGTATTTCAGACTCGATAAAACCTCTAACTCTGGTGTGcaactattttaattttactatcttttctttgtctc contains:
- the rexo1 gene encoding RNA exonuclease 1 homolog, encoding MLRSTGFFRGIDCPFYAEYSEGKGSRNGCNRPYCHFRHSQQRRPSYGAPGDVKKHRDSAQRNQGYDPFNPEVVRTQEQENGKPTASGDITGELELVNRAIEEVRSEVEREKRKLSHFGEEPYDPSESTSLSSSGSVESKTAASHMAYDPGSYQITSGGYDPTPGCSKYTLDSDNQGNNSNSMEYVPTSLKKLPTRTHAHQLPSPPPSPKYSNSGSSSKSKYTVDVTKPSTDMEYDPLSNYSAGIKVKNKKDEGAQTLKTDKSKKHKLTISDLSDDEYVVAIKKPWKQSVDSKKYTFSDSEEESSGTEYRPTSLSIVQQRKGNIGSVGDAFVKERKERTESLLHALTERSKEDLAQESDIQEDIKPKNNLAKKKLASQTSPEKSGGPRKIDKLEKDVNKLSSCKNISSSCKEKGSMKNSNLDSAKKENKSVGKKDDKKNAVKNKTGDKVQREGRQEKRSDGKFKTVDKDSRKRDKDPENGASKKHRTLDKEKEYNRNKDHQHKNGKLDSSKKEKDVKKISKSSSHSWSSGGHSKLSSANSNKVKRNSTTNGKGHEGKRLSLSHADLFGDESPEEAEPMELDDDDEAEEVLVRKSADALKRGRLNRRNASELTPSSSDNEGECCVEGHSAAKDEVDVGIDYSSLQDDLDFDSDPMEECLRIFNESKDVKREDKGRQIKQPSRDSEEEKSTEKTLTTLFPGQRKRVSHFVAKGNTEAPSKTVVRPYKRPTAQEVCYQRMQMAQQQAAQLSASANTASQNSSPTFSRERKRIAHRPNPQITSSKTSSSDTKQAASRVLSPSQTPTVKAQTTAGILSKTTSTAMVKRVAHTPTMKSSSLKRPIIPTEFGAKVPTNIRQRYLNTFIDECVKFCPSEDFAFQMALDEEKLVYERSSSKNIYLNVAVNTLKKLRSKSSSCPSPVTKEPGLVANKKAQSHEEVLGGRLAATTSFTVNRMGKQQEEKLTGVALYRKLKAYLMTEEQLQEHGYPRTNPEAVGKAVLYTLPEKKAPADPFNKICCRCGAEYKINVNGSCVRKEECSFHWGRLRRHKVAGGWETNYNCCAAAVGSPGCQVAKQHVQDGRKESLDGYVSTFSKPLPPGGNAGVFALDCEMCYTKQGLELTRVTVIDSDMKVIYDTFVKPESKVVDYNTRFSGVTEEDLKSATITLRDVQAVLLSMFSAESILIGHSLESDLLALKLIHSSVVDTAIVFPHRLGLPYKRALKNLMADHLKRIIQDNVEGHDSSEDASACMELMIWKIKEDAKVKR